Within the Pirellulales bacterium genome, the region GCTGAACAACTCGTGGAGCTGGGTTTCCTCGAAGCGGCGATTGTGGACGACCAACTGCCGGCCGCCGAAGTGCGTGTGCCGGAAGGGAGGCGCCACGTAGAGGACGGCGCCGTGATGATAATCGGCCCCCGCGGCCCGCACCTCCTCCAGCGGCATGATCCCCTGCAAGATGGCCAGGCCCAGGGCGAAGAACCCGGCGTTGGCCGGCGCGATCGCCACGGCGTTCAGGGGCCGATCCGGCATGCCGGTCTGGAAGAAAAAGGCCGCGATCGGTTGCGTCTTGAGCCACTCGATGGTTGCGCTGCGCAGCTCGCCGAAAGGTTGGCCGAATCGCTCCTCGTACGTCGGCTTGTCCGTGTGCGCGACGTCGCCGACGACCATGCAATCCGGGTCGCGACGGCGCATGTACGGTTCCACGTAATTGGCGGCAATCCCGTTTCTTACGCGGCAGACCAGGGCCTCGGTGACGAGGCCCTGGCCGGGAACGTCGTAGCCCACGGCGTAAAACCCGTCGCCGTTCGCTTCGCCCAGGCCCAGTTTGGCCTCGGGGACCGAGAGCCGGACCAAGTCGCCCACGGCGCCGGCGAGGTGGAGTCGTCCTGCCGATTCGGCCGCCTCCAGCACGGACATTGCGCTGTGCGACAGGGTCAGTTCCGGAAAATCAGCAAGTGGCATCGTCGTGACTCGCCTTTCGTTTCATGCGGCTTGGAATAAACGACAATCGGTTGCGGCGACCGGCGGCGCGTCGTCCAGTGCGCTGCCGGAGACGGCGCGCGTCGCAAACTCCGCCGGAACGATCGAAGGCCAGGCGATTCGACGGTCCCTCGCCGTTCGCCAGGTCGCGCGCCCTGCTGTCGGTTGATATATTCAAATATCTGAATAAAATGGAACATACGGTTCCGCGTCAGTGTACCGTCAGCGAATCGCCTGTAAAGGGACCGCCCCATGCCGTACCGCCTTCTCGCTGCCCGCGAACTCGCCGAATTTCTGCGGGCCCTGGCGCATCCCCGACGCATTCAGATCCTCGAAGAACTCCGGGGCGGCGAACTCCCCGTCGCCACGCTGGCCAAGGCCGCCGGGCTGGCGCATGCGACCGTGTCGCAGCACCTCATGGTCTTGCGAGCCCATCGCGTCGTCGCCGAACGACGCGAGGGAAGACAGGTCTATTACCGACTCCGTTCGGACGAACTCGCGGACTGGCTCGTGCAGGGCATCGATCACCTGCCTCATCTGGACCACGAAGCCAGCGAGGTGCGCAAGGCGATCAAGCGGGCAAAGTCCAAGTGGTCCGATTAAGCCGCG harbors:
- a CDS encoding winged helix-turn-helix transcriptional regulator, translated to MPYRLLAARELAEFLRALAHPRRIQILEELRGGELPVATLAKAAGLAHATVSQHLMVLRAHRVVAERREGRQVYYRLRSDELADWLVQGIDHLPHLDHEASEVRKAIKRAKSKWSD